TGGGGGTCGACGTCTGGCAGAATCTCTCCAAGTCGTCGGCGCACAGTGGCAAGATCGCCACGCCCTTTCGGAGAGAACCAACCGACTCCATAGCGGGCTTCGTAGACCTCGGTGAGCTTGCCTTGCAACCCTTCCTCTTGAAGGCGGCGTTCAATGCGGGCCACCACATAGTTATCCGAGAGCCCAAGGCTTCGGTAAAACTCGCCAAGCAGAATTTCACCGACAGAATTGGGATTAGTCAGCGATTGCCGGCTCTTTATCTCAAAAGCAATCGTCTTGATCTGAGTCGTCTGTTTGACCTCTGCCAAACGTAGCCGTAGGTCTTTCCCACGGGGCGTATCCGACAGGTGCTTCAGGAAGGCATCGATGCAATGTTCGCCCGATGCTTCATCGAGAACATCATTCTGCAGCAAATAGCCGAGCACCTTGGCGAAGTGGGACTTGCCTGAGCCAAAGAAGCCCGACACCCACATGCCCATGACATCCCTGGGCGATCCACCTCGCCGCAGCGTGTCACTGATCTGGGTGAAGGTGTCGAAGATCGTCTTGAGTTCTGCCTCGATTTTGTCGGTGACCACGTATTCACGGATTTCCGTGGCCAATGTTGATGGGTCAAAAACCTTGACGACACCCTCAACCTTGATGCCAATGTCTCTCTTGATTGTTTCGCGTACAGTAGTCATCGCTCACCTCCCTGCATCAGCAACTTCACAGCGAGGTAGTTGCCGCCATCTGCCTGGTTCATGAAGTAGAGTTTGCCGCCGCGGTCCTCGCCTGGAAATGCGATGGCGATCCGGCACTCCAGATTGCGAAGATCACGGAGTAGCTCGCCAAAGCGAATCAGTGGATACAGCGATACAGTGGAGTATGCAATCACCGTGCCGCCAGGAATCTCTGATGCAAGTTCAGCAATGGCCTTGGGCAAGGACTGCTCAAGCCGTGAAGCAAGTCCCTGCAGAAGCCAGTGGAAATCGTCGAATTCGTCTTCACAAAGATCCGTAATTGTCGCTTCGTCGTAGCCGTCAAAAAGAAATCGACTGAGGTCAAGTAGTCGATTGGAGTGTCCCATCGCCTCAAGTTGTGGAGCAAACGAGTCCAGCAGCTGCTCACGAAAGTCCAACTCCTCAGCGGGAGGGTACACCAGGAGTATGGAATTGTCTGTCTTCACCGACCCCTCCTCCCGAAGCGGCTCCTTCAGCAGCTCTCGCAGGGACTGGAAGCCTTGGATCATCGCTGACGACCTTCCAGGTCAAGCTCGACGATGTCGGCTTGCATGCGGAAGCCCAGTTTACCCTGTCTGCTGAGCTCGCTCAAGGCATCGACCACTTCCTGAGTGTCCAAGCCGACCAGCCTGAACCAGGGTGAGCTGATGATTTTGAGATCGCCGTTCTTGGATACCCTGAGCGCACGAATGATTAAACGTACAGGGCTAGCATAGAGAGCGGGTCGGACTGTCTGTTTCTTGTAAACACCCTTTGCCAGGCCGAAGTCTCGGATGCTTGCAGCGTATTTCTGAACAACTGCAATAGTTGTGTTTCTTGTCCATTCCTTGAGTTCTGGATGCTTTGCCTCACTGGCATGTAGGTAGGCAAGTATATCGTCCTGCCGAACTTCCGCGGGGGCTTTGCGGATGCGAGGAAATAGATAGTTACTGCCTAGGTCGGCTACTAGGCAGTCATTCAGGGCCAGCAGGCAATAGGCGGTCAGAGCCCTCTCTTGATCGGAGGTGCAGCGGCGCCATTCCTCCAGGAAATCACGGAAAAGCACATTGTTTGGATCCAGCAGATATCGAGCCTTGAGCTCTTTCCAGGCTTTCTTCCTTGAGCTTGATGTTCGCTTTGCCAAGCAGTTGTCCTGAAGGATAAGCGCCCTGTAATCACTAGATGATTTTGCTGATGCTCCAGCGTTTAGCAGGGAATAAAAGTCACCATACAAGGCCGAGCAAGCCGAAAGCCTTGACAAAAAAGGGCCTTGGGTAAACGCTGGGATTTCTGAATCGACAACGTTGGCGCCCGTTTCAATTGTTGGTCTGCTTGAATCTTTGGTTTTGCCTTCCGCCAAAGGGCTGAACTGTGTGATGGCCATGATCTATTATAGCGTATCTGACTTCTTGATAGCTTTGTGCTGAGGATGAGGGCTTGAGAAGCGTTTTCCCATTGAGCTTCGTTGGTCTCTCTGTCTATTCGGAAGACTCATTTAGTGTTGCCGGGCTTCGCCTGAGTTGAGCCCCGCATCCCAGCCGCTGATCGACGCGTCCTGGGCACTCATCAGCTCCCGCCGCAGCTTCAGCAGCTCCACCACGGCGTTCCACTCCGGCTGGTGCAGCTCCAGCCCGTCGGCCCCATGACGACGCGGGATCACCAGGCTGTGCCCCTCGTTCTCCAGCAGCACCCGTCCGCTGCCCTCCAGCGCGCAGAACACACAGCCCGCTTCGCGGTGGCCGTAGCTGGCCTGCACGCCGGGGAAGTCGGTGCGCCCTCTTGCGTAGGCAAACAGCCGTCGCGCTTGCCGGCGTTGCAGCGGAAGCAGAGCGCCTGCAGGTTGCTGATGGCGTCGGAGCCGCCCTGGGTTTTGGGGATAATGGGTGCCACCTCCAGGGCCCGCTGGTGCTCGCGAAAGGCATCGAGGCGCTGGCGGCAGAGCTCCAGCAGCGCGTCGCGCTCGCCATCGCTCAACGCGTCGCCGCCGATCAGGCTGTCGTGGCCATCGCCCAAGGCGCTGATGCCGTTGAAGGTGAACCCGGCCCACCATGCGCTTGCCAGGATCCGGCGGGCCACGTTGTGCTCGGGGGCGGGGGCATGGGGGAATCCTGTCGGGGTGAAACAGGGGGTGGCACTGGTGGAGGAGAAGCCCCGGCGATCACCTTGGCCCACGAATGCTCCCCCATGCAGACCACGCGATCGTTGACGAAGCCAAGATCTGCGACTACTTGCTCTCAGACACGCATCCAGTTGGTCGCTTCAAGGCCAGGGCGTTTCGTTCACTCGGCTACACCGTTGAATCCTGGACACGACTTCGTGATGATCTGCTCCACCATGGCCAGACTGGGACGGTTCAGCGGATCGAAATGAGCGCCTATGGGATGAAAGTAGTCATCAGTGCTACTTTGAAAGGCTGCAACGGCGCATCCAGACCATTCAGAGCAGTCTGGCTGATCCCTGATCATTCCAGGCAGCCAAGGCTCGTCACCGCATTTCCGGAGTAAGTCATGTTCGTCTTGCACCAGACAGTTGCTCTCACCCACGACATACCTGATGCTGGACTGCAGTTGGGGGATCTCGGTGCTGTCGTCGCTATTCACGATCCTGAAAATTTCGAAGTTGAGTTTGTCACCGCATCGGGACGCACCCAATCGCTGTTGATGCTTTCAAGCAGCAGCCTCCGAGCGATTGGTGATCAGGATCTGATCGCCGTCCGTTCGCTCGCCACTGCCAAGCATTGAGTTTCGGACGTGCTCAGCGATCCCAACCATCCGCCCGGTGATGTGCTCCAGCGCGCAGAACACACAGCCTGCTTCGCGGTGGCCGTTGCTGGCCTGCACATCGCGGAAGCACAGCGCCTGCAGGTTGCTGATGACGTAGGGGCCGCCCTGTTTTCACCGAGCCGCTGATCGGGCTGCGGTGGCGGCTGCGGTGGGCAAACACCTCTTCGCCGCGCTGCTCGCGGAAGGCATCGAGGCGCTGGCGGCAGAGCTCCAGCAGCGCGTCGCGCTCGCCATCGCTCAACGCGTCGCCGCCGATCAGGCTGTCGTGGCCATCGCCAGAGGCGGTGATGCCGTTGAAGGAGAAGCCGGCCCACCATGCGCTTCCCAGGATCCGTCGGGCCACGTTGTGCGCCTGGGCGGGGGCATGGGGGCATCCTGGCGGGGTGAGACGGGGGGTGGCACTTGCCTTTCGAGGTTCTCTCCGCTCTTTCACCATGCCCACCCAGCTCGCGGATTCAGTCAGCGGCTCCACCCGAGCCACGCAGGGCGGTGATCCGCTTTGATCCCCTCAAGCGGCTGCGGACTCCGGAGCAGCGAGGCCTGGATTTTCTCGATGCTGAACGCGTCTTTGCCGGGCCGACGCTGGAGTTTGAAGACCGCCGGCGCGACTATGGTGAGGTTCGGACTGTCTGCGTGGGTCTGCTGGAGGGTCGCATGGTCGTGATCATCTACTCCCAGCGTTCCTTTTCCCGTCAGGTCATTTCGATGCGTAAGGCCAATGCAAGAGAGCAACTACGTTTTCGCCACCACTTCTCCTGATGACCCGATTCGCTCGGATCTACAGCGTGTGGATGCGCATCTGATCCAGCCTGAAGAGTATGCCGAGATTCCGGAGATCACGGATGACGATCTGGCACGTGCTGTGATCAAGGGGCCGCGCAAGCTCGATCAACCTCAGTAACGTTGCTTCCGCCTCGATCACCCCTGAGCCCCACTCTCGGCCGCTCACGTTCCCCCTGTCGTTCAACTCGTCGCCGCCGATCAGGGCGTAGGCACCGTTGCCAAAGCGGGTGATGTCCTGCGCGGGGGCGGGGCTGAGGCGGCCCAGCAGCTCCATGAGCATCAGCGGTTGGTCGATGGGGATCCTGGCGAGGGTGAGACGGGGTTGGCACTTGTAACAGGAGGAACACAGGCAAGCCAGGCCGCCATGTCAGCGCGTGATCCCCTTCGCCCGGCCCCACTGCCTGGCGTGCCTACGTCCAGCGGGGGTAAGTTAACGGTGTGATCAGGTCGTTTCGTTGCCGCGACACCCAGGCCCTCTTTGAAGGGAAGCCAGGGCGCCGCTTCGGAGGCTTCGCTCGTGTGGCGTTCCGCAAGCTCGCCATCCTCGACGCCGCCGGATGCCTCAACGATCTGCAGATCCCACCGGGCAATCGCCTGGAGTCGCTCAGGGGGAACCGCCATGGCCAGCACAGCATCCGCATCAACGTCCAGTTCCGGCTCTGCTTTGTCTGGACGGACGCCGGGCCAGAGGAGGTCGAGATCGTTGACTACCACTGACGTGATGCTCGTGCCACCTGGCGAGGTGCTGCTGGAGGAGTTCCTTCGGCCCATGGGAATCAGCCAGTACCGGTTGGCGCTGGCGATCGCTGTGCCGGAGAGCCGCATCAACGCGATCGTGAAGGGCAAACGGGCCATCACTGCCGACACCGATCTGCGCCTGTGCCGTTTCTTCGGCCTGAGCGAGGGCTTCTGGCTGCGGATGCAAGGGAGCCACGATCTGAAGCAGGCCAAGCAGGCCTTGGCAAGCGTGCTGCCGACGATCGAGCCAATTCAGTCAATGGCGTGAGGAGGGCTTGCGGTTCAGTGCCAGTAGCTGGTTGCGCTCGGCGTCGCTCAGCTCTACTGCTACGCAGAAGCCTTCGGCTACGCCGCCCACCAGGGCGTAGGTGCCCTTCTCGCAGCGGGTGATGCCGTTGAAGGTGAACCCGGCCCACCAGGCGCGGCGGTTCCGGCGGGCGATGCCCTGTGCGGGGGCGGGGGCATAGGGGCATCCTGGAGCGGGTGACGGGGGTGGCACTGGTGAGGGAGAGGCCTAGAAGATCCCCATGCCAGCGCCACAACCAGCTCACGGTCGTGATCTGCCGTCCCCCTTAGGCTGGGGAAGCCAGGAAACCGTCATGACAGACCAGCTTGGGCGCATCACCCTCAACCCTGAGATCTGCCATGGAAAGCCAACCATCCGCGGCTTGCGTTATCCCGTGGAGATGGTGCTCGAACTGTTGTCAGCTGGGATGAGTGCGGCTGACATTCTTGCCGATTATCCAGATCTCGAGGCTGAAGACATCACGGCAGTGCTTGAGTACGCAACCCGGCTTTCCCGAATTCAGCGGGTTGACCTCCTCTCTGCATGAGGATCCTGCTGGATGCCCAGCTGCCTCGATCTCTCGTTCGGCCGCTGGAGCAATGTGGTTGCGACGTCCTGCACACCCTTGATCTGCCTGATGGAAATCGCAGCGCCGACAGCATGATGTCCTCCATTGCCGACAGCGATGGGAGAGTTGTCTTTAGCAAGGATGCGGATTTCGTCCGTAGTCATCTCTTGCGCGGCACTCCCGCCAGGCTCCTGCTTGTGGCCACGGGCAACATTGGGAACCAGGAACTCACCGCCCTGCTGCTTCGTGTTCTGCCGGAGCTGAACCGGCTGTTTGAAACCCATGTCCTCATCGAGCTGAGTCGGAGGGCATTGGTTGTGAGGCATTGAGCGCCAATCATCTCGGCGCCGATGAGCCGCTTGACCACCTGGCTCATGGGCATCCGCTCGGCGATGCCTTCCCCTCCATCACCCCCTCGGCCAGACCTGGCGGGTTGCCTACGATGAATTCACTGAAAGAAGCAGAGGCTGTGCGCACGTTCTCCGCCGTCATCGAGCGCTGCGCGGACACCGGCCTGCTTGTGGGCTATGTCCCGGGCTTCCCCGGCGCCCACACCCAGGGGGAGACCCTCGATGAGCTGCAGGCCAACCTCCAGGAGGTGATCGCCATGCTCCTGGAGGACGGCGAGCCGACCCTGGAAAGCGACTTCGTGGGCCTGCAGCAGATCGTGGTGCCGGCATGACCCTGGAGGGGTTCCTCAGCCACCGCTGAACCACGAACCTCACGCTCCTGCCTTCGGCGATGGTCCGCCCCGATGCAGCCCCCCCATCAGGACGCCCTGCCGCAATGGCGGCGACCGGACACCAAACCGCTGCCAGAGTGGGCGGGCTTACGGCATTCCATGCCCCACCACGGCCCGCCCCTGGCCCCACCGGCAGACCTGACCCGCCTCCTGGAGGCCGGCCTGGGGCGCGACCCGGCGGCAGCGGCGCTGCAGGATCTGGTCCACAGCATCGGCTGGGCCGAGCTCGACCGGCAGGTGGAGCAGCTGGCCCGGGCCTACCAGCGGCTGGGCCTGCGGCGGGGCGACCGGATCGCCTCCCTGATCCCCAACCGGGTGGAGCTGGTCGTCCACTACCTGGCCGGGTTGCGCAGCGGCCTGGTGCTCACCCCGCTCAACTACCGCTACGTGCCGCCGGAGATCGACCATGCGCTGACGGTGAGCGGCGCCGCGGCCCTGGTGTTCCACGGCGAACGGCTGGC
This portion of the Cyanobium sp. AMD-g genome encodes:
- a CDS encoding DUF5615 family PIN-like protein, whose product is MRILLDAQLPRSLVRPLEQCGCDVLHTLDLPDGNRSADSMMSSIADSDGRVVFSKDADFVRSHLLRGTPARLLLVATGNIGNQELTALLLRVLPELNRLFETHVLIELSRRALVVRH
- a CDS encoding BrxA family protein; its protein translation is MAITQFSPLAEGKTKDSSRPTIETGANVVDSEIPAFTQGPFLSRLSACSALYGDFYSLLNAGASAKSSSDYRALILQDNCLAKRTSSSRKKAWKELKARYLLDPNNVLFRDFLEEWRRCTSDQERALTAYCLLALNDCLVADLGSNYLFPRIRKAPAEVRQDDILAYLHASEAKHPELKEWTRNTTIAVVQKYAASIRDFGLAKGVYKKQTVRPALYASPVRLIIRALRVSKNGDLKIISSPWFRLVGLDTQEVVDALSELSRQGKLGFRMQADIVELDLEGRQR
- a CDS encoding type II toxin-antitoxin system HicB family antitoxin translates to MRTFSAVIERCADTGLLVGYVPGFPGAHTQGETLDELQANLQEVIAMLLEDGEPTLESDFVGLQQIVVPA
- a CDS encoding HigA family addiction module antitoxin, with product MLVPPGEVLLEEFLRPMGISQYRLALAIAVPESRINAIVKGKRAITADTDLRLCRFFGLSEGFWLRMQGSHDLKQAKQALASVLPTIEPIQSMA
- a CDS encoding DUF433 domain-containing protein; the encoded protein is MTDQLGRITLNPEICHGKPTIRGLRYPVEMVLELLSAGMSAADILADYPDLEAEDITAVLEYATRLSRIQRVDLLSA
- a CDS encoding DUF4926 domain-containing protein, producing MFVLHQTVALTHDIPDAGLQLGDLGAVVAIHDPENFEVEFVTASGRTQSLLMLSSSSLRAIGDQDLIAVRSLATAKH
- a CDS encoding HNH endonuclease translates to MGQGDRRGFSSTSATPCFTPTGFPHAPAPEHNVARRILASAWWAGFTFNGISALGDGHDSLIGGDALSDGERDALLELCRQRLDAFREHQRALEVAPIIPKTQGGSDAISNLQALCFRCNAGKRDGCLPTQEGAPTSPACRPATATAKRAVCSARWRAADGCCWRTRGTAW
- a CDS encoding DUF6883 domain-containing protein, whose amino-acid sequence is MLPHADHAIVDEAKICDYLLSDTHPVGRFKARAFRSLGYTVESWTRLRDDLLHHGQTGTVQRIEMSAYGMKVVISATLKGCNGASRPFRAVWLIPDHSRQPRLVTAFPE
- a CDS encoding BrnT family toxin, with amino-acid sequence MIRFDPLKRLRTPEQRGLDFLDAERVFAGPTLEFEDRRRDYGEVRTVCVGLLEGRMVVIIYSQRSFSRQVISMRKANAREQLRFRHHFS
- a CDS encoding type II toxin-antitoxin system RelE/ParE family toxin, with the protein product MAFRKLAILDAAGCLNDLQIPPGNRLESLRGNRHGQHSIRINVQFRLCFVWTDAGPEEVEIVDYH